In Geobacter sp., a single window of DNA contains:
- a CDS encoding NAD-dependent epimerase/dehydratase family protein: MSARPSSCATAGRPRSRGNRVPDSFTGIATRSRAPGEGGVPPEQRTVLITGGAGFYGESLKAFLLERGIGCVSLDLEEDNSDHPLLTRVRGDIRDRELLARLAETYRFDAVIHLAAVLAHAVKDEDLLWSVNVEGTRNIAGMAKEFRIPKVVFTSSNCLWGEDLGRPVSEEELPRPVEIYGRSKWEAEKILLACADSFDAVIFRCPTIVGAGRLGLLAILFEFIDEGRRVWVVDGGRNRYQFIAAADLHDACLRALAYRGGGIFNVGSAAVPTLAETYRHVIEKAGTGARVASLPGWAVLPLMKLAYRLGLSPLGPYQYRMIAASFMFDTTKAENLLGWKPVFTNGEMLWDAYRYYHEHAAEIRQRTGVSAHRKSAGQGIIRLLKWLS; encoded by the coding sequence ATGTCGGCAAGGCCTTCCAGTTGCGCAACAGCGGGGCGACCCCGCAGCCGGGGAAATAGGGTGCCGGACAGCTTCACCGGGATAGCCACAAGGAGCCGGGCTCCGGGAGAAGGGGGTGTGCCGCCGGAGCAGCGCACGGTCCTCATCACCGGAGGAGCCGGTTTCTATGGTGAATCGCTCAAGGCGTTCCTGCTGGAGCGTGGCATCGGCTGCGTATCCCTCGACCTGGAGGAAGACAACTCCGACCATCCGCTGCTGACCAGGGTGCGGGGCGACATCCGGGACCGGGAGCTGCTGGCCCGTCTGGCCGAAACGTACCGGTTCGATGCGGTCATCCATCTGGCAGCAGTCCTTGCCCATGCCGTGAAGGACGAGGACCTGCTCTGGTCGGTCAATGTGGAAGGGACGCGGAACATCGCCGGGATGGCGAAGGAATTCCGGATACCCAAGGTCGTCTTTACCTCGTCCAACTGCCTCTGGGGGGAGGATCTGGGCCGGCCGGTCAGCGAAGAGGAGCTGCCGCGACCGGTGGAGATCTACGGCCGCTCCAAATGGGAGGCGGAAAAGATCCTGCTCGCCTGCGCCGATTCCTTCGATGCGGTGATCTTCCGCTGTCCGACCATTGTCGGTGCCGGCCGCCTGGGGCTGTTGGCGATCCTCTTCGAATTTATCGACGAAGGGCGCCGGGTCTGGGTGGTGGATGGGGGGCGTAACCGCTACCAGTTCATCGCGGCTGCCGATCTGCACGACGCCTGTCTGCGTGCGCTCGCCTACCGGGGGGGCGGCATCTTCAATGTCGGCTCTGCCGCGGTCCCCACCTTGGCGGAAACATACCGGCATGTCATCGAAAAGGCCGGAACCGGGGCGCGAGTCGCCAGCCTGCCGGGGTGGGCAGTCCTGCCGCTCATGAAGCTGGCGTACCGGCTCGGTCTTTCTCCGCTCGGGCCGTACCAGTACCGGATGATTGCCGCCAGTTTCATGTTCGACACGACCAAGGCAGAGAACCTGCTCGGTTGGAAACCTGTCTTTACCAACGGGGAGATGCTCTGGGACGCCTATCGCTATTACCATGAGCATGCAGCGGAGATCCGGCAACGCACAGGGGTTTCGGCGCACAGGAAGTCTGCCGGCCAGGGGATCATCAGGTTGCTGAAATGGCTCTCCTGA
- a CDS encoding phospholipid carrier-dependent glycosyltransferase translates to MSAGLLTTPDLPDRRFLAGMLVVTLVALGLRVFLLPSQPVSYDDYSMGVTAINYMESGQLGPIMWNHPELGNILVYGCMKLFGTGVLGLKGPSVAIGTLSVLMVGLVARRVAGDSRVALLAALFWALDPLAIDLSRQAVHEIYMSFFPLAGIWCICRYRATERSRWLFGAGILFGLGLAAKWSMLFPLVVSLAFVAYAIWRRQESLSTRIAAMAGASAQLLLLPLLVYLLTFIPWFGRGYSMPEWLALQRSMYQETKLHSGLGQVEQRDHRALAWFVRPVSWTDTMINRVDEEDPAPIENAMADKRVTLLVALSNPFVWLLVLPAVFFTARRGIGERNEGLLFAVTLFLAAYLPLAFTHSRPIFVNAALSVLPFALVPVAYLLVSILSTTPARRRIFTLYLALVVLASIPLYLLAIGKVAEVPFLRDYFLQI, encoded by the coding sequence ATGAGCGCCGGACTCCTGACGACGCCCGACCTGCCGGATCGACGCTTCCTTGCCGGGATGCTCGTTGTAACCCTTGTCGCCCTCGGCCTGCGGGTCTTCCTGCTTCCTTCCCAGCCGGTATCCTACGACGACTATTCCATGGGGGTGACCGCGATCAACTACATGGAATCGGGCCAACTCGGGCCGATCATGTGGAACCACCCGGAGTTGGGCAACATCCTGGTCTACGGTTGCATGAAGCTGTTCGGCACCGGGGTACTGGGGCTCAAGGGGCCGAGCGTCGCCATCGGTACCCTCTCGGTCCTGATGGTCGGCCTCGTTGCCAGAAGGGTTGCAGGAGACAGCCGCGTGGCGCTCCTGGCGGCGCTCTTCTGGGCGCTCGATCCGCTTGCCATCGATCTCTCCCGCCAGGCCGTGCATGAGATCTACATGTCGTTCTTCCCCCTGGCAGGGATCTGGTGCATCTGCCGTTACCGTGCAACCGAGCGTTCCCGGTGGCTCTTCGGCGCGGGTATCCTCTTCGGGCTCGGCCTGGCTGCCAAATGGAGCATGCTCTTCCCGCTCGTTGTTTCGCTTGCCTTTGTCGCGTATGCCATTTGGAGGCGCCAGGAAAGCCTGTCGACACGGATTGCCGCCATGGCCGGAGCAAGCGCGCAACTGCTCCTTCTGCCGCTGCTCGTCTACCTGCTCACCTTCATCCCCTGGTTCGGCAGGGGCTACTCGATGCCGGAATGGCTGGCGCTGCAGCGGAGCATGTACCAGGAGACAAAGCTGCACAGCGGGCTCGGGCAGGTGGAGCAGCGGGATCACCGAGCTCTGGCCTGGTTCGTCCGACCGGTCAGCTGGACCGATACCATGATCAACCGGGTCGACGAGGAAGACCCCGCACCAATAGAGAATGCCATGGCGGACAAGCGGGTAACCCTCCTGGTCGCCCTCTCCAACCCGTTTGTCTGGCTACTGGTGCTGCCGGCGGTATTCTTCACGGCCCGACGGGGGATCGGGGAGAGGAACGAGGGGCTGCTCTTCGCGGTGACGCTCTTTCTCGCCGCCTATCTCCCCCTGGCGTTCACCCACAGCCGGCCCATATTCGTCAATGCCGCGCTGTCGGTGCTGCCGTTCGCCCTGGTGCCGGTGGCGTACCTCCTTGTCTCCATCCTCAGCACCACCCCGGCCCGGAGGAGGATTTTCACCCTCTACCTGGCCCTTGTGGTGCTTGCATCCATCCCCCTCTATCTGCTCGCCATCGGCAAGGTGGCAGAAGTCCCATTTCTGAGAGACTATTTCCTGCAGATCTGA
- a CDS encoding sel1 repeat family protein, producing the protein MQRWTTMPIRPATSLPGLLACLLAAIPAVSPGVADAGVYEGVRYYQQGRYSSAQREFSKVKSPAELHGLATVYYMGQGIPKDRAEAFRLYLKAAEKGHAPAMVSVASMCYYGEGVAKDVRAAFIWYLKAAGQGVAKAQYNVGYLYQNGEGTARNLAEAARWYRKAADQGYAAAQNNLGLMYFNGEGVKQDRKLAAEWYSRSAEKGYARAQYNLGLMYASGDGVKKDRAKAKTLLRKAGEQGVSEASSALKSLGGQ; encoded by the coding sequence ATGCAGAGGTGGACCACAATGCCCATACGACCCGCAACTAGCCTGCCCGGACTGCTCGCCTGCCTGCTGGCGGCGATTCCGGCGGTATCTCCCGGCGTTGCCGATGCAGGCGTCTACGAAGGGGTGCGGTATTACCAGCAGGGGCGCTACAGCAGCGCCCAGCGGGAGTTCTCCAAGGTGAAGTCCCCTGCTGAACTCCACGGGCTCGCAACGGTCTATTACATGGGACAGGGGATACCCAAGGATCGTGCCGAGGCCTTCCGCCTCTATCTGAAGGCTGCCGAGAAAGGGCACGCCCCTGCCATGGTGAGCGTTGCCAGCATGTGCTACTATGGCGAGGGGGTGGCAAAGGATGTCAGGGCTGCCTTTATCTGGTACCTGAAGGCTGCCGGCCAGGGGGTGGCCAAGGCCCAGTACAATGTGGGCTATCTCTACCAGAATGGCGAAGGGACGGCGCGCAACCTGGCAGAGGCCGCCCGTTGGTACCGGAAGGCGGCGGACCAGGGGTATGCGGCGGCACAGAACAATCTTGGCCTTATGTATTTCAATGGCGAGGGTGTCAAACAGGACAGGAAGCTGGCAGCAGAGTGGTACAGCCGTTCTGCGGAAAAGGGGTATGCCCGGGCCCAGTACAACCTGGGGCTCATGTACGCAAGCGGCGACGGGGTAAAGAAAGACAGGGCAAAGGCAAAAACCTTGCTGCGCAAGGCAGGGGAGCAGGGAGTTTCAGAGGCGTCAAGTGCCCTGAAGAGCCTTGGCGGCCAGTGA
- a CDS encoding NAD(P)-binding protein, producing the protein MEVVVIGAGPAGLTAAHALTAREVPAVVYEQDGQVGGIARTVEYKGFRFDLGGHRFFTKQPLIRNLWQSLLGDELLTRPRLSRIYFEGRFYDYPLKPLNVLRNLGVSTSLRAIGSYLRRKVRPITPETSFADWVTNRFGDCLFELFFRAYTEKVWGVPCTAIGAQWAAQRIRGLSLRTAVQNMFAPRRAGTIRSLVEEFLYPRLGPGQMWEALEERIRAQGGTVCLDSRVTGIHHDGSKITALEVGRAGGRDLRRVDAVISTMPLRHLITAFQPEPPVAVVAAALRLKYRDFLTVALIVDAAELFPDNWLYIHDPSLRVGRVQNYKNWSPAMVPDPSLTCVGMEYFCRAGDDLWRMDDDGLVDLATRELERIGIAEGGLVREGVVVRMPKAYPIYDEGFDAALATIREYLERFGNLQVVGRNGMHRYNNMDHSMLTAELAVRNLFGERHDLWGVNADDDYHELQSDFTAGAAGGVDDP; encoded by the coding sequence ATGGAGGTGGTGGTCATCGGCGCCGGGCCGGCCGGTTTGACTGCCGCCCATGCGCTGACCGCCAGGGAGGTCCCGGCCGTCGTTTACGAACAGGACGGCCAGGTGGGGGGGATCGCCAGGACGGTGGAGTACAAGGGGTTCCGCTTCGATCTCGGCGGACACCGGTTCTTTACCAAGCAGCCCCTGATCCGCAACCTCTGGCAGTCGCTCCTGGGGGACGAGCTCCTCACCCGGCCGCGGTTGTCGCGGATCTACTTTGAAGGCCGTTTCTACGACTATCCGCTCAAGCCCCTCAATGTGCTGCGCAACCTCGGGGTAAGCACCAGCCTGCGGGCCATTGGCAGCTATCTCCGGCGCAAGGTTCGGCCGATCACCCCGGAGACGAGCTTTGCCGACTGGGTCACCAATCGCTTCGGCGACTGCCTGTTCGAGCTGTTTTTCCGGGCCTATACCGAGAAGGTCTGGGGGGTTCCGTGCACGGCCATCGGTGCCCAGTGGGCTGCCCAGCGTATCCGGGGACTGTCGCTTCGGACCGCGGTGCAAAACATGTTTGCGCCGCGGCGCGCGGGTACCATACGCTCGCTGGTGGAAGAATTCCTCTATCCGCGCCTGGGGCCGGGGCAGATGTGGGAGGCCCTGGAGGAAAGGATCAGAGCACAGGGCGGGACGGTTTGTCTCGATAGCAGGGTGACGGGGATACACCATGATGGCAGTAAAATCACTGCCCTGGAGGTTGGACGGGCAGGGGGAAGAGACCTGCGACGGGTCGATGCGGTGATTTCCACCATGCCGCTACGGCACCTGATCACCGCCTTTCAGCCCGAACCGCCGGTAGCGGTGGTTGCTGCTGCGCTGCGGCTCAAGTATCGGGACTTCCTCACCGTGGCGCTCATCGTCGATGCGGCCGAGCTGTTTCCTGACAACTGGCTCTACATCCACGACCCGTCCCTGCGGGTCGGGCGGGTCCAGAACTATAAGAACTGGAGTCCGGCGATGGTTCCCGATCCGTCCCTGACCTGCGTGGGGATGGAGTACTTCTGTCGTGCCGGCGATGACCTCTGGCGCATGGACGACGACGGACTGGTCGATCTGGCGACGCGGGAGCTGGAGCGGATCGGTATTGCAGAGGGCGGCCTGGTCCGGGAAGGTGTGGTGGTGCGGATGCCGAAGGCCTATCCCATCTACGACGAAGGGTTCGATGCCGCGCTCGCGACAATAAGGGAGTACCTGGAGCGGTTCGGGAACCTGCAGGTGGTCGGCAGGAACGGCATGCACCGCTACAACAACATGGATCATTCCATGTTGACAGCCGAGCTGGCTGTGCGTAATCTGTTCGGAGAGCGGCACGACCTGTGGGGTGTCAATGCGGATGATGATTACCACGAGCTACAGAGCGACTTCACGGCAGGTGCTGCGGGTGGGGTCGATGACCCATAA
- a CDS encoding phospholipid carrier-dependent glycosyltransferase gives MRSPANRMNSEKSSPSGPAEATVLPAAERHFVAGLFLLTVAGFILRVFLLQAQPVSVDDFGVALTAINYTESGQLGPTMWNHPNLCGILVYGALKLFGTGVVGLKGVSILFGTLTIPLVGLVARRIMDERAALLATLLWVVEPLAIDFSRQAIGDIYLAFFPLLGIYAALRHRETGRAAWLFAAGASFGCGLSTKWSVLFPLLVTFVLIVQAIRQERGEGQWDRPVAIAHACALLILLPLTIYLLTFIPWFGRGYDAGEWPALQRAMYGETAHHTGYRPLAEDKRDHWAYEWFARPAVTYEDIYINLPAEGPAGVNDNLEGHLTILLAIANPLVWLLVLPAAFFTAWQGIRKRQGMLCYLAGLFFCAYLPLALTRRPIWANTALSVLPFAFMAVAYFVSSLARKPAVRRRIMAVYAAAVVAATAPLYPLVIGKGGEVPFLKEYLQQNYVGKAFQLRNSGATPQPGK, from the coding sequence ATGAGATCTCCCGCCAACAGAATGAACAGCGAGAAATCGAGCCCCAGCGGGCCGGCAGAGGCCACGGTCCTGCCCGCAGCAGAGCGGCACTTCGTGGCAGGGCTTTTCCTTCTCACGGTCGCGGGGTTCATCCTCCGGGTTTTCCTCCTCCAGGCCCAGCCGGTGTCGGTGGATGATTTCGGCGTGGCGCTCACCGCCATCAATTACACGGAATCGGGGCAGTTGGGGCCGACCATGTGGAATCACCCGAACCTGTGCGGGATACTGGTCTATGGCGCGCTGAAGCTGTTCGGCACCGGAGTTGTCGGTCTGAAGGGGGTGAGTATCCTGTTCGGCACCCTCACCATCCCCCTCGTGGGGCTCGTGGCGCGGCGGATCATGGATGAGCGCGCGGCGCTGCTCGCCACCCTGCTCTGGGTGGTCGAGCCGCTGGCCATCGATTTTTCCCGCCAGGCGATCGGCGATATCTATCTGGCCTTCTTTCCCCTTCTGGGGATTTACGCTGCCCTGCGGCACAGGGAGACCGGCCGGGCCGCGTGGCTTTTTGCCGCCGGTGCGAGTTTCGGCTGCGGCCTCTCCACCAAGTGGAGTGTCCTCTTCCCCCTGTTGGTCACGTTCGTTCTGATCGTCCAGGCCATCCGGCAGGAGCGGGGGGAAGGGCAATGGGACCGGCCCGTTGCCATTGCCCATGCCTGTGCGCTCCTGATCCTTCTCCCCCTGACTATCTATCTCCTCACCTTCATCCCCTGGTTCGGCCGCGGCTACGACGCCGGCGAATGGCCGGCCCTGCAGCGGGCCATGTACGGCGAGACCGCCCACCATACCGGCTACCGTCCCCTGGCAGAGGACAAGCGGGATCACTGGGCATACGAGTGGTTCGCCCGTCCTGCCGTGACCTATGAGGACATCTACATCAATCTGCCGGCAGAGGGCCCGGCAGGAGTGAACGACAACCTGGAAGGGCATCTCACCATCCTCTTAGCGATAGCCAATCCGTTGGTTTGGCTGCTGGTGCTGCCGGCCGCCTTCTTTACCGCCTGGCAGGGGATTAGGAAGCGCCAGGGGATGCTCTGCTACCTGGCCGGACTCTTTTTCTGCGCCTATCTGCCGCTCGCGCTGACGCGCAGGCCGATCTGGGCGAATACGGCCCTTTCCGTGCTCCCCTTCGCCTTCATGGCTGTGGCCTATTTCGTCTCGTCCCTTGCCCGGAAACCGGCAGTACGGCGCCGGATCATGGCCGTCTATGCAGCAGCTGTGGTGGCGGCCACTGCGCCGCTTTATCCACTGGTCATCGGCAAGGGGGGAGAGGTCCCGTTTCTGAAGGAGTACCTGCAGCAGAACTATGTCGGCAAGGCCTTCCAGTTGCGCAACAGCGGGGCGACCCCGCAGCCGGGGAAATAG
- a CDS encoding radical SAM protein, protein MMSIKRIALITPPYHSGVVESAGTWLNVGFVYIAGALRAAGFEVDYYDAMSLWHKWPEIRKRIEDFRPHAIATTAYTASIVDAIKLCHFAKEIDPAIVTVVGNVHATFAYDEMLLADHAGIDFIVRGEGEVTLPELLTCLNAGDDPAKVEGLAFWRDGGVVVTPKRAYIHDLDALPTAWDLVEWPIYTYRAKKNARLAIVSSSRGCQQQCSFCSQQLFWSQSWRARSAENFVAELEMLSQRFGVEVAMLSDEIPTFDRQRWDRILDLMIQRQVPVKLLMETRVDDILRDADIMDKYRLGGVEHIYVGVEAGNQETLDLFKKDTKVEQSKQAIDLINNADIVSETSFVLGMPNDTPETIAETVELAKHYNPDMGFFLAIAPWPYSELYPDLEPYVATRDYRKYNLVEPVIKPKNMTLQELERELGRASQQFYMHKFKHLHELSPWKQEFMLAVLDLLINHSYLAGQMKAAMKDGQEMPEEVKQLLRAVKGYRATQAPQTIAPIP, encoded by the coding sequence TTGATGAGTATCAAGCGTATTGCCCTGATAACCCCTCCGTACCATTCCGGTGTGGTTGAATCTGCCGGCACCTGGCTGAATGTGGGATTTGTCTACATTGCCGGTGCTCTCAGGGCAGCAGGTTTCGAGGTCGATTATTACGATGCCATGTCGCTCTGGCACAAGTGGCCGGAAATCAGGAAGCGGATCGAGGATTTCCGACCGCATGCCATTGCCACCACTGCCTATACCGCCTCCATCGTTGATGCGATCAAACTCTGCCATTTTGCCAAAGAGATTGACCCTGCCATTGTCACGGTTGTGGGGAATGTGCATGCGACCTTTGCCTATGACGAGATGCTCTTGGCCGATCATGCCGGCATCGATTTCATTGTGCGGGGTGAGGGTGAGGTAACGCTCCCTGAGCTCCTTACCTGCCTCAATGCCGGAGACGACCCGGCCAAGGTCGAGGGATTGGCCTTCTGGCGCGATGGTGGTGTTGTCGTGACTCCGAAGCGCGCCTACATCCATGACCTGGATGCTCTCCCCACTGCGTGGGATCTGGTGGAGTGGCCCATCTATACGTACCGGGCCAAGAAAAACGCACGTCTTGCCATCGTCTCCTCATCCCGCGGCTGTCAGCAGCAATGTTCATTCTGTTCCCAGCAACTCTTCTGGTCCCAGTCCTGGCGGGCGCGCTCTGCTGAGAATTTCGTTGCCGAACTGGAGATGCTCAGCCAGCGGTTTGGCGTCGAGGTGGCCATGCTCTCCGATGAGATCCCGACCTTTGACCGGCAGCGCTGGGACAGGATCCTCGATCTCATGATACAGCGGCAGGTTCCGGTGAAGCTCTTGATGGAGACACGGGTGGATGACATCCTTCGTGATGCCGATATCATGGACAAATACCGCCTGGGTGGGGTCGAGCATATCTATGTCGGCGTCGAGGCGGGCAACCAGGAGACCCTGGACCTGTTCAAGAAGGACACCAAGGTCGAGCAGTCAAAGCAGGCCATCGATCTAATCAACAATGCGGATATCGTGTCTGAGACCTCTTTTGTCCTCGGCATGCCCAACGATACGCCGGAAACCATAGCCGAAACCGTAGAACTGGCCAAGCACTACAACCCGGACATGGGGTTCTTCCTGGCCATTGCGCCGTGGCCGTACTCCGAGCTCTACCCTGACCTGGAGCCCTATGTGGCGACCAGGGACTATCGGAAGTACAATCTGGTGGAGCCGGTCATCAAGCCGAAGAACATGACCCTGCAGGAGCTTGAGCGGGAGCTGGGGCGGGCATCGCAACAGTTTTACATGCACAAGTTCAAGCATCTGCACGAACTCTCCCCGTGGAAGCAGGAGTTCATGCTGGCAGTGCTCGACCTGCTGATCAACCATTCCTATCTTGCCGGTCAGATGAAGGCAGCGATGAAGGATGGGCAGGAGATGCCCGAAGAGGTGAAGCAGCTCCTCAGGGCTGTCAAGGGGTACCGTGCTACCCAGGCTCCCCAGACCATTGCGCCGATCCCCTGA
- a CDS encoding radical SAM protein, with translation MTGPTVILKLIRVFWRMRRLKPTFVSFNSLNACNQACPMCAVWRRGGEMLTVQEMAPIFADLKCFGFLVTEISGGEPFLREDIYDIFAMLDRLGFLYTTATNGTLFTPEGIERLSRAHGLLQLAVSIDSLDRETYARLRGRDLLPTAMQNLDLLIAAGLHVPLKVNLVMNRINYRETFDFLAFARERGIYLSVFPVNQGEGFFHRHSDAQYKASPEEQQEMAAIFRELARLRRAGEPLWEYSGFYEQAADYLLGLPVGSCDAAGLYIDLNADGQVAVCLDREGVGDVRSTSIAELWQTLQGERGQIRACQEETPCFYTCTYNISITARNEAAFLWETARVRLRRAMAKRFRRRQP, from the coding sequence TTGACCGGTCCCACCGTCATCTTGAAACTGATCAGGGTCTTCTGGCGCATGCGGCGGCTGAAGCCGACATTCGTCAGTTTCAATTCCCTGAACGCCTGCAACCAGGCCTGCCCGATGTGTGCGGTCTGGCGCCGCGGCGGCGAGATGCTGACCGTGCAGGAGATGGCACCGATCTTTGCCGACCTGAAGTGTTTCGGGTTTTTGGTGACGGAAATATCGGGCGGCGAGCCGTTTCTCCGTGAGGATATCTATGACATCTTTGCCATGCTGGACCGGCTCGGTTTCCTCTATACCACGGCGACCAACGGCACCCTCTTCACGCCGGAGGGGATAGAGCGGTTGAGCAGGGCGCACGGGCTCCTGCAACTGGCCGTCAGCATCGATTCCCTCGACCGGGAAACCTATGCGCGCCTGCGCGGACGCGACCTGCTGCCGACCGCGATGCAGAACCTGGATCTGCTCATCGCCGCCGGCCTGCATGTTCCCCTGAAGGTCAACCTGGTCATGAATCGCATCAATTACCGGGAGACCTTCGATTTCCTTGCGTTTGCCAGGGAGCGGGGGATCTATTTGTCGGTCTTTCCGGTCAACCAGGGGGAAGGGTTCTTCCACCGCCACAGCGATGCCCAGTACAAGGCATCGCCGGAGGAGCAGCAGGAGATGGCCGCCATCTTCAGGGAGCTGGCCAGGCTGCGTCGCGCCGGGGAGCCGTTGTGGGAGTATAGCGGCTTCTACGAGCAGGCCGCGGATTATCTGCTCGGGCTGCCGGTCGGCTCCTGCGATGCCGCCGGGCTCTATATCGATCTGAACGCCGACGGGCAGGTCGCGGTTTGCCTCGACCGCGAAGGAGTGGGGGATGTCCGCAGCACGAGCATCGCGGAACTCTGGCAGACCCTGCAGGGCGAACGGGGGCAGATCAGGGCCTGCCAGGAAGAGACCCCCTGTTTCTACACCTGTACCTATAATATCTCCATTACCGCCCGCAACGAGGCGGCGTTCCTCTGGGAAACGGCCCGAGTCAGGCTGCGTCGGGCCATGGCGAAGCGTTTCCGGCGCCGGCAGCCATGA
- a CDS encoding cytochrome C biogenesis protein ResC, translating into MDRQTAAYVLLTWLAVFCYVVGTITNTVGVIFEKKRAERGSYGAALVGLALHGAALLYWWQVVGHGPYMAPSEVLSSDAWITMALFLFFLRVYPRVKPASIIVFPAVFLMIALSTMYNPGIRSLPPTFGSIWLVFHIAFYKISLATLVVALAFSLFYLKKGARSSAPWLERLPEPASLDLYAYRFAGFGFIFWGIAMLAGSIWAYKSWGRYWGWDPVETWSLITWLIFGVYLHMRRFFRLSGTRAAWFFVFCFVMALVSLFVTSHMGSSIHAEYFK; encoded by the coding sequence ATGGATAGGCAGACGGCAGCATATGTTCTCCTTACCTGGCTGGCTGTTTTCTGCTACGTGGTGGGAACCATCACCAATACGGTCGGGGTGATCTTCGAAAAGAAACGGGCCGAGCGGGGCAGTTACGGCGCGGCGCTCGTCGGGTTGGCACTCCACGGAGCAGCGCTCCTCTACTGGTGGCAGGTCGTCGGACATGGACCCTATATGGCACCGAGCGAGGTTCTCTCCTCGGATGCCTGGATAACCATGGCTCTGTTCCTGTTCTTTCTCCGGGTCTATCCACGGGTGAAGCCTGCCAGCATCATTGTCTTCCCGGCGGTTTTCCTCATGATTGCCCTCTCCACCATGTACAATCCCGGCATCAGGTCGCTGCCGCCGACCTTCGGCAGCATCTGGCTGGTGTTCCATATCGCCTTCTACAAGATTTCCCTGGCAACACTGGTCGTGGCCCTTGCGTTTTCCCTGTTTTATCTCAAAAAGGGCGCCCGGTCATCGGCCCCCTGGCTTGAGCGCCTTCCCGAACCGGCGAGCCTGGACCTGTACGCCTACCGTTTTGCCGGATTCGGGTTCATCTTCTGGGGAATCGCCATGTTGGCAGGCTCCATCTGGGCTTACAAATCCTGGGGGCGGTACTGGGGGTGGGACCCGGTGGAGACCTGGTCGCTCATCACCTGGCTCATCTTCGGCGTCTATCTCCACATGCGCCGCTTCTTCCGCCTGAGCGGCACGCGCGCAGCATGGTTTTTCGTTTTCTGTTTCGTGATGGCGCTGGTATCCCTGTTCGTTACCTCACACATGGGGAGTTCGATCCATGCGGAGTATTTCAAGTAG
- a CDS encoding ResB-like family cytochrome C biogenesis protein has translation MNSIKRFFLSRITVLCLICLALAAITLAALVPQSFMTSPADMETWQAAHPLLGRWSDSLGLHRIYTHPGFAFILAGVVMSLAFSTWEQFMKAWRLSFARREMADGAILRTALAGDLATKRLRSQGYLPVGENAGVSYLVRHPWGYWGNSLFHLGMVLVIAASLLVALTQQRGVLQLGEAETHEPTAPWTDEEKGLLARNFTLPCPIRLDRVTYSFWPNHGVKEVASTLTFLPGNNVEDVRSVHINSILTYQGIRIYQGMEFGHAFYVEVEGPGIRKEVFQLMLERQKAPEFPSYNRFRNVLGNDALLRAKYYVDAEKKSFARVDPLLVLRVDQGGREVGQLPLQIGGEGSIGPYRFRLIRFSPWSRLIFVNLSGMPGVFLGFLVICLGGIFHYFTPPREVMVCPCPDGGSEIRWRATRFATFYTDEFAAIRASLEAEERNG, from the coding sequence ATGAATTCCATCAAGCGATTTTTCCTCTCCAGGATTACGGTCCTTTGCCTCATCTGTCTGGCGCTCGCAGCCATCACCCTTGCGGCACTCGTCCCCCAGTCCTTCATGACCTCCCCGGCGGATATGGAAACGTGGCAGGCTGCCCACCCGCTGCTCGGCCGCTGGAGCGACAGCCTGGGGTTGCACCGGATCTACACCCACCCCGGCTTTGCGTTCATCCTGGCCGGTGTCGTGATGTCTCTGGCCTTTTCTACCTGGGAACAGTTCATGAAGGCGTGGCGGCTGAGCTTTGCCCGGCGGGAGATGGCCGACGGCGCCATTTTGCGGACAGCCCTTGCCGGGGATCTGGCAACGAAGAGGCTCCGTAGTCAGGGGTATCTCCCCGTGGGGGAAAACGCAGGCGTCAGCTACCTGGTTCGGCATCCCTGGGGGTATTGGGGGAACTCCCTCTTTCATCTGGGCATGGTGCTGGTCATTGCCGCCTCCCTGCTGGTCGCTCTCACCCAGCAGCGGGGCGTTCTGCAACTCGGCGAGGCAGAGACGCACGAACCGACGGCTCCCTGGACCGATGAAGAAAAGGGGCTTTTGGCCCGCAACTTCACGCTGCCCTGTCCGATCCGTCTCGATCGGGTCACCTACAGCTTCTGGCCGAACCATGGGGTGAAAGAGGTGGCCTCCACGCTCACCTTCCTGCCGGGCAACAATGTCGAAGACGTGCGATCCGTGCACATCAACTCCATCCTCACCTATCAGGGGATACGGATCTACCAGGGGATGGAATTCGGGCATGCCTTCTACGTGGAAGTGGAAGGGCCGGGCATCCGAAAGGAGGTTTTCCAGCTTATGCTGGAGCGGCAGAAGGCCCCAGAATTCCCCAGTTACAACAGGTTCAGGAATGTGCTCGGCAATGATGCCCTGCTGCGGGCCAAATACTACGTCGATGCTGAGAAAAAATCCTTTGCGCGGGTCGATCCGCTGCTGGTGCTCAGGGTTGATCAGGGGGGCCGTGAAGTGGGCCAGTTGCCGCTGCAGATCGGCGGCGAGGGGAGCATCGGTCCCTACCGGTTCCGCCTCATCAGGTTCAGTCCCTGGTCGCGATTGATCTTCGTCAACCTCTCCGGCATGCCGGGCGTCTTCCTGGGGTTCCTGGTGATCTGTCTCGGCGGGATCTTCCATTATTTCACCCCTCCCCGCGAGGTAATGGTCTGCCCATGCCCTGACGGAGGGTCTGAGATCAGGTGGCGGGCCACCAGGTTCGCGACGTTTTACACCGACGAGTTTGCGGCGATACGAGCCTCTCTGGAGGCGGAGGAGCGGAATGGATAG